The following nucleotide sequence is from Tolumonas lignilytica.
TGAGCAATCAACAATGCCAAACAAATTTTAATGACATGGATAATGCGGATATGGCGATATATAAACAGTGAAAATGGTGATGCGCTTGAGAATACGGACACTAATTACCTCAAAACAAAAATCCCTCACGATGTGAGGGATTATTATCATTCACGAGTATAGATTATTTCAACACCATCATCGTCGTCTTCGTCCCAATCATCATCGTCAAAATCATCTTCAACGATAGCCTGAGACAACTGTTTCTTATGGTAATCATCCCACATAAACTCAACAGCTTCGGGTGCTGCCGTAGGCTGCTCGATTTCTTTGGGCAATGATTCCAGAAATTCAGCCAGCTTATAACAAATAGGATCGGTACCATCTTTATTGAATGCTGAAATGCGGAACACTTCCCCACTCCAGTCCAATGCAGAGATCACGCGCTGGATCACCTCTTCAGCTTCATCTTCCAGCATCAGATCCATTTTGTTAAACACTAACCAACGCGGTTTCGCAGCCAGTTTCGGACTATATTTTTCCAACTCATGAATGATGACTTTGGCATTTTCCGCAGGATCAGATTCATCCATCGGGCAGATATCCACCAAATGAATTAATACACGACAACGTTCCAAGTGCTTCAGAAAGCGAATACCCAAACCAGCGCCTTCTGCCGCACCTTCAATCAGACCCGGAATATCAGCTACAACAAAAGAACGTTGCGAACCAACACGAACAACACCGAGATTTGGCACTAAGGTGGTAAATGGATAATCAGCTACTTTAGGTTTCGCTGCGGAAACAGCACGAATAAAGGTCGATTTTCCTGCGTTAGGCAAACCCAACATGCCCACATCCGCCAGCAGCAGCAACTCCATTTTCAGGTTCCGCTGCTCACCTTTAGTCCCCATGGTTTTCTGACGCGGTGCCCGGTTCACAGAACTTTTGAAACGCGTGTTACCCAATCCGTGAAAACCGCCTTTGGCAATCAACAAGCGATCACCATGCTTAGTCAAATCACCTAATACTTCACCGGTATCTTCATCAGTTGCTCGGGTACCAACAGGCACAGTCAATACCAGATCTTTACCTCGAGCTCCGGTACAATTAGCACCACGACCATTTTCACCACGTTGTGCCATATGAAAACGCTCAAAGCGATAGTCGATCAGCGTATTCAGGTTTTCATCAGCCAGCAAATAAACATCACCGCCATCACCACCATCACCACCGTCCGGCCCACCATTCGGTATATATTTTTCACGACGGAAGCTAACGCAACCATTACCACCGTCACCGGCTTCTACCCGGACCAGGACTTCATCAACAAATTTCATGACGTCAGGCTCCCCTGTCTGCTTCCTGTTACATTATAGAGAATAACCAACCATTGTTGGTCGCATTACAGCCATTCTCTTGAGAACAAACCCTACTCATAATGATATTCACAGAGAACAGAAGAGATCAGGCTTGTCAGAAATTGATATAACGCTGTGTTTAAATGCCGAAAATAACAAAGCCCCGCCAAACGGCAGGGCTTTTATGTCTGACAACTTTAAAATTATTCAGCTACGATGCTGACATATTTACGGTTGTTAGGACCTTTAACTTCAAACTTTACAGTACCAGTTGCAGTAGCAAACAGAGTGTGGTCTTTACCACAACCTACATTCGCACCAGCATGGAACTTAGTGCCACGTTGACGGACGATGATGTTACCTGCCAGTACACTCTCACCACCGAAACGTTTAACACCCAGGCGTTTGCTTTCAGAGTCACGGCCGTTACGGGAGGAACCGCCAGCTTTCTTATGTGCCATTTAAAAACTCTCCTGAATTACGCGTTGATACCAGTGATTTTCACTTCAGTGAACCACTGACGATGGCCCGCTTGTTTGCGGTGATGTTTACGACGACGGAACTTAACGATATGAACTTTATCGCCACGACCGTGTGCAACAACTTCTGCAACCACTTTACCACCAGCCACATATGGCGCGCCGACTTTAACGTCTTCACCATTAGCAACCATCAAAACTTTATCAAATTCAACGGCCGCACCAGTAGCAACTTCCAGTTTTTCCAGGCGCAGAACCTGACCTTCAGCTACACGATGCTGTTTTCCACCACTTAGGATAACCGCGTACATGTTTAAAACTCCGAATTCGGCATACAGCGTCTTTTGTATTTCTATAAACGCTGATGCACTTAAACTTAATGACAATGGCCGCGGATTCTACGCAAGTTATAGCCAATACGCAATAAGCAAATTACTATCTTGTGTAATTTCGCGCCATAGTGATGATGAGTATAGGCCAAATGTTACACTTGAAATTTGTTTCATGTAGAATTGATAACAATCTTTAGCCCGTACGTTAGCCAGAGAGCATATTAGAACGCACATGGATCAACAAGTTATCCGCACCCTTGCCGATGACGATATGCAAGCAGTAAATCAATTGATTTATCAACGTTTGCAATCGGACGTCGCCCTGGTTAATCAGCTCGCCTATTACATTATTAGCGGTGGTGGTAAACGTATACGACCTTTACTGGCCGTACTCTCTGCGAGAGCGGTTGGCTATGAAGGTAAGGCCCACACTCATCTGGCAACCATCATTGAATTTATCCATACCGCCACCTTATTACATGATGATGTTGTCGATGAATCAGAAATGCGCCGGGGACGGGATACCGCCAATCAATTATTCGGTAATGCAGCAAGTGTTTTGGTGGGTGATTTTTTGCATACCCGTGCATTTCAAATGATGGTAGAACTTGGCAATATGCGGGTTATGCAATTATTGTCTGACGCTACCAATTTGATTGCTGAAGGCGAAGTCATGCAATTAATGAATTGCAATGACCCGACGACCACGGAAGATAACTATCTGCAGGTTATTTACTGTAAAACGGCAAAATTATTTGAAGCAGCAACGCATTGTGCAGCAGTATTGGCCGGACAACCTGTTCATGTAGAAGAAGCCTTGCGTGATTATGGTAAATATCTGGGCACGGCATTCCAATTGATTGATGATGTAATGGATTACTCATCCAATAGCGAAACCATGGGCAAAAATATTGGTGATGACTTGTCCGAAGGAAAACCGACATTACCACTGATACATGCTATTGCCAAAGGATCGGCTGAACAGAAAAAGCGGATCGAACAAGCGATTACAGAAAGAAATGGCATGGAATATCTTAATGAAATACTCGATATTCTGCAGCAAACGAATGCGCTCGGCTATACCGTAGCAAGAGCCGAACAAGAGGCACAAAAAGCGATTGATGCTTTAGCAGTGCTACCAGAATCGACTTATAAATCAGCATTAAAGGCATTAGCCTCTCTCGCTGTTCATCGTCAAGCCTGATATTGCGATTATAATTGCTGATTTCTGTTTGGATTAATATCTAAAAAAATGCCGGTCATCGACCGGCATTTTTATTCTGAGTGATTAATCAATTAATCAGCAAACGGATGACGTAAGATCATCGTTTCGTCACGATCTGGTCCAGTTGAAATGATATCAATTGGTGTACCTGTGATGGCTTCGATACGATGAATATAGTTGATAGCAGCCTGAGGCAACTCCGCCATACTCTTCACACCAAACGTGTTTTCTTGCCAACCAGGCATTGATTCATAAACAGGAGTAACCAGTTCATAACCATCAGCGGCCATTGGCGGAATATCACGAATAATGCCATCTGCACCTTTATAGCCGACACAGATTTTTACTTCATCTAATCCATCCAGCACATCCAACTTAGTCAGACAGAAACCAGAAATGGAGTTGATCTGAATCGCACGCTTCATGGCAACCGCATCAAACCAGCCGCAACGACGTTTACGACCGGTAGTGGCACCGTATTCATGGCCTTTTGCACACAAACGTTCACCGATTTCATCAAACAATTCTGTCGGGAATGGACCGGCACCAACACGAGTGGTATAGGCTTTTGCAATACCCAGCACATATTCAACAAAACGGGGGCCGTAGCCCGAACCAGTAGCAACACCACCAGCCGTTGTGTTTGAGGAAGTTACATAAGGATAGGTACCATGATCAATATCCAGCAACGTCCCTTGTGCACCTTCAAACATGATTTTATCGCCACGTTTACGTGCCTGATCCAGCATTTCGGTAACGTCAACGACCATGGATGTCAGCAACGAAGCGTAGCCTTTCACTGCTTCTAACACTTCATCATAAGATACCGCTTCGGTACCGTAGAATTGTGTCAGTTGGAAGTTGTGATAGGTCATCACCTCTTTCAATTTCTCAGCGAAAGTATCCATGTTAAACAAATCGCCAACACGCAGACTGCGGCGAGCAACTTTGTCTTCATAAGCAGGACCGATACCACGACCAGTTGTACCAATTGCTTTATTTCCGCGAGCTAATTCACGCGCTTTATCTAAAGCAACATGATAAGGCAGGATCAGCGGACAAGCTTCACTTAAGTACAGGCGTTCACGGACAGGATAACCATTGCTTTCCAACTCATTCATCTCTTTTAACAGAGCATCAGGAGCAAGAACCACACCATTACCAATGATGCATTTGCAGTTATCGCGCAAAATGCCTGACGGAATAAGATGCAGAACGGTTTTTTTACCATTGATAACCAGGGTATGACCGGCGTTGTGTCCTCCCTGATAACGTACTACGAATTGGGCTTTGTCAGTCAGCAGATCGACAATTTTACCCTTCCCTTCGTCACCCCATTGGGTGCCCAAGATAACAACGCTTTGACCCATTTTTTTCTGTCTGAAGTGTGGTTAAAAAAGGATTCTAACAAAATTTGAGCAGAGCAGAAATGCTATATGTGAAGTTTATCCAAGAAATTTGCCATAGAAAAAGAGGGCCTTTGGCCCTCTTCAACTTGAAACATTATTTTGTAGTCACGGGTTGTGAATTTTTGAGGTATTTAAAGAAATCATTCTCGGTACTCAGCACCATGAAATCCCGGCCACTTTTAAAGCTGTTTTTATATGCATCCAAACTGCGTAAAAATGAAAATAATTCCGGATTTTTACGGTACGTGTCGGCATAAATTTTAGCAGCTTCAGCATCACCTTCACCGCGCGTTTCACGTGATTTCCGTTCGGCATCTGCAAGCATGACCGTGACTTTTCGATCCACATTGGCACGCAGTACTTCTGCTTTCTCTCTACCTTGCGAGCGATGCTCACGAGCCACAGCATTACGCTCAGCTCTCATCCGCTGATAGATAGAATTAGAGACTTCCAACGGTAAATTGATCTGTTTAATGCGGACATCCACCACTTTAATACCCAGTTCTGATGAACGGGCCATTTGCCGTAACGCATCTTCCATGACTTCCGTCCGTTGACCAGACACAATATCCGTTATGGTACGAGCACCGATCTCTGAACGTAATCCGTTATTGATCTTCCGTTTGAGCAGTGATTCAGCCTGAATACGGCTGCCGCCTCCGGTTGCCAAATAGTATTTTGAAAAATCTTCAATTCGCCACTTCACATAGGAGTCAATAATGAGATCTTTCTTCTCTGAGGTCACAAACCGGTCAGCCTGACCATCTAACGTCTGAATCCGAGCATCCAGTTTGCGCACATCATCAATGAAAGGCCATTTCCAATGTAAACCTGGTTCATAAACCTTAGGAATATCGCTATCCCCTTCGCGCATCACTTTACCAAATTGCACAACGATACCACGCTGGCTTTCATCGATAACAAATAAGGAAGATGAACTCAGCATGCCTGCAGCGACTAATCCAATAATTATATAATTTCTCATTAGTATCTCCCGCTCATACGGCTACTATCTCGTAAAGGCTGGCTATCCGTTACGTTATCTGTACCGCTATCACTCTCGGCTGGCGAATTAGCAGACTGATTACTGTTGGTGGTAGTGTCAGTTTGCGAAGCGATTGCAGGAGTAATGTTATCTTTTTTGGTATTTGTATTTGTCTGTGCCGCATTTATTTTATCGAGAGGCAGATAAATGACGTTGTTGTTGCCTTTAGGTACATCAATCAGGATCTTGTTGGTTTTTTGATATAACTCTTCCATGGTGTCCAGATACAAACGTTCACGAGTCAATTGTGGTGCGGCAATATACTCAGGCAACAGCTGGTTGAAACGAGCGACTTCCCCTTCAGCTTTTAATAC
It contains:
- the cgtA gene encoding Obg family GTPase CgtA, which codes for MKFVDEVLVRVEAGDGGNGCVSFRREKYIPNGGPDGGDGGDGGDVYLLADENLNTLIDYRFERFHMAQRGENGRGANCTGARGKDLVLTVPVGTRATDEDTGEVLGDLTKHGDRLLIAKGGFHGLGNTRFKSSVNRAPRQKTMGTKGEQRNLKMELLLLADVGMLGLPNAGKSTFIRAVSAAKPKVADYPFTTLVPNLGVVRVGSQRSFVVADIPGLIEGAAEGAGLGIRFLKHLERCRVLIHLVDICPMDESDPAENAKVIIHELEKYSPKLAAKPRWLVFNKMDLMLEDEAEEVIQRVISALDWSGEVFRISAFNKDGTDPICYKLAEFLESLPKEIEQPTAAPEAVEFMWDDYHKKQLSQAIVEDDFDDDDWDEDDDDGVEIIYTRE
- the rpmA gene encoding 50S ribosomal protein L27, which encodes MAHKKAGGSSRNGRDSESKRLGVKRFGGESVLAGNIIVRQRGTKFHAGANVGCGKDHTLFATATGTVKFEVKGPNNRKYVSIVAE
- the rplU gene encoding 50S ribosomal protein L21, which codes for MYAVILSGGKQHRVAEGQVLRLEKLEVATGAAVEFDKVLMVANGEDVKVGAPYVAGGKVVAEVVAHGRGDKVHIVKFRRRKHHRKQAGHRQWFTEVKITGINA
- the ispB gene encoding octaprenyl diphosphate synthase, coding for MDQQVIRTLADDDMQAVNQLIYQRLQSDVALVNQLAYYIISGGGKRIRPLLAVLSARAVGYEGKAHTHLATIIEFIHTATLLHDDVVDESEMRRGRDTANQLFGNAASVLVGDFLHTRAFQMMVELGNMRVMQLLSDATNLIAEGEVMQLMNCNDPTTTEDNYLQVIYCKTAKLFEAATHCAAVLAGQPVHVEEALRDYGKYLGTAFQLIDDVMDYSSNSETMGKNIGDDLSEGKPTLPLIHAIAKGSAEQKKRIEQAITERNGMEYLNEILDILQQTNALGYTVARAEQEAQKAIDALAVLPESTYKSALKALASLAVHRQA
- a CDS encoding adenylosuccinate synthase, whose translation is MGQSVVILGTQWGDEGKGKIVDLLTDKAQFVVRYQGGHNAGHTLVINGKKTVLHLIPSGILRDNCKCIIGNGVVLAPDALLKEMNELESNGYPVRERLYLSEACPLILPYHVALDKARELARGNKAIGTTGRGIGPAYEDKVARRSLRVGDLFNMDTFAEKLKEVMTYHNFQLTQFYGTEAVSYDEVLEAVKGYASLLTSMVVDVTEMLDQARKRGDKIMFEGAQGTLLDIDHGTYPYVTSSNTTAGGVATGSGYGPRFVEYVLGIAKAYTTRVGAGPFPTELFDEIGERLCAKGHEYGATTGRKRRCGWFDAVAMKRAIQINSISGFCLTKLDVLDGLDEVKICVGYKGADGIIRDIPPMAADGYELVTPVYESMPGWQENTFGVKSMAELPQAAINYIHRIEAITGTPIDIISTGPDRDETMILRHPFAD
- the hflC gene encoding protease modulator HflC, which codes for MRNYIIIGLVAAGMLSSSSLFVIDESQRGIVVQFGKVMREGDSDIPKVYEPGLHWKWPFIDDVRKLDARIQTLDGQADRFVTSEKKDLIIDSYVKWRIEDFSKYYLATGGGSRIQAESLLKRKINNGLRSEIGARTITDIVSGQRTEVMEDALRQMARSSELGIKVVDVRIKQINLPLEVSNSIYQRMRAERNAVAREHRSQGREKAEVLRANVDRKVTVMLADAERKSRETRGEGDAEAAKIYADTYRKNPELFSFLRSLDAYKNSFKSGRDFMVLSTENDFFKYLKNSQPVTTK